A genomic stretch from Petrotoga mexicana DSM 14811 includes:
- the proC gene encoding pyrroline-5-carboxylate reductase yields the protein MDEKLCVIGLGKMGSTLVKGLIQTKTLKREQIIGTDVFEYDSERNSNYCDIKTMSDNAKAVKESDIVLLAVKPQVIDEVLEEISPFCENKIVISIAAGVSLRHLDKALPVSSKIIRAMPNTPILVGEGVIAISKKKNVDENDLRTVKKILESVGKVYLVEEYMMDAITALSGSGPAYVYIMIEALSDGGVLMGLPRELSTEFAARTLLGAARMVLETQKHPGELKDMVTSPGGTSIKGIEVLESHGLRGILMDAVKEATIRSKELNSQRGVDID from the coding sequence ATGGATGAAAAACTGTGTGTGATAGGTTTGGGAAAAATGGGAAGCACGTTAGTAAAAGGTTTAATCCAAACAAAAACACTTAAAAGAGAACAAATAATCGGAACAGATGTCTTTGAATACGATTCTGAAAGAAATTCTAATTACTGTGACATAAAAACTATGTCCGATAATGCAAAAGCGGTGAAAGAATCTGACATCGTTCTTTTAGCGGTGAAACCGCAAGTAATAGATGAAGTATTGGAGGAAATAAGTCCTTTTTGTGAAAACAAGATAGTTATATCAATAGCTGCAGGAGTAAGTTTGCGCCATTTGGATAAAGCTTTACCAGTTTCATCAAAGATAATAAGAGCCATGCCCAACACCCCTATTTTAGTTGGTGAAGGCGTTATTGCTATAAGTAAAAAGAAGAACGTTGACGAAAATGATTTGAGAACGGTTAAGAAGATTTTGGAAAGTGTTGGAAAGGTATATTTGGTTGAAGAATATATGATGGACGCGATAACAGCTTTAAGTGGGAGCGGACCGGCATATGTCTATATTATGATAGAGGCTTTATCCGACGGTGGTGTTCTAATGGGTTTACCTAGAGAGCTTTCCACTGAATTTGCCGCAAGAACTTTACTTGGCGCTGCAAGAATGGTTTTAGAAACACAGAAACACCCTGGAGAGTTAAAAGATATGGTTACTTCCCCAGGAGGTACATCAATAAAAGGAATAGAAGTTTTAGAATCTCATGGTTTACGAGGCATCCTTATGGACGCTGTAAAAGAAGCAACTATACGGTCAAAAGAACTGAATTCACAAAGAGGTGTTGATATTGATTGA
- a CDS encoding PadR family transcriptional regulator — protein sequence MNKYLNKILNGLIQIHILHHAQKAPIYGSWMISELKRHGYNISPGTLYPLLHKMEKENLLTKRTEIVEGKKRIYYSITSQGENLLKELKAKVKELFHEII from the coding sequence ATGAATAAATATTTAAATAAAATCTTGAATGGTTTAATTCAAATACATATATTGCACCATGCACAAAAAGCTCCAATCTATGGAAGCTGGATGATTTCTGAGTTAAAAAGGCACGGTTACAATATAAGCCCAGGTACTTTGTATCCCTTACTACACAAGATGGAAAAAGAAAATCTTCTCACTAAAAGAACTGAAATAGTAGAAGGTAAAAAAAGGATATATTACTCTATTACAAGCCAAGGAGAAAATCTATTAAAGGAATTAAAAGCAAAAGTAAAAGAACTATTTCATGAAATAATATAA
- a CDS encoding glutamate-5-semialdehyde dehydrogenase: MNLQEYVLSKAKKAKDTSRNFSSTSETDKIKILNYISEELMANKNYIISENQKDVEVAKNTGMSSSLLDRLLLNEERITKMAKGVQKVAQLQSSVGNISKMWKRPNGLMIGKMVVPLGVIAIIYESRPNVTVDAAALCIKSGNCVVLRGGSEAIHSNNALVKIIHQAIEKAGFSKDIVQFIEVIDRKAVDELMKLYEYIDVLIPRGGPSLIKNTVENSMIPVIQTGAGNCHVYVDKQADLEKALKIVENAKMSRPSVCNAAEKLLVHKDIAEEFLPKIYSIFEKKVELRGCEKTLKIIPQMKPAQEEDWSTEYLDYIMAVKIVDSTEEAINQINKYSTKHSEAIITENYTTAQKFLNEIDSAAVYVNASTRFTDGEEFGFGSEMGISTQKLHVRGPIGINELTTTKYIILGNGQVR; the protein is encoded by the coding sequence GTGAATTTACAGGAGTATGTTTTAAGCAAGGCAAAAAAGGCTAAAGATACTTCAAGAAACTTTAGCTCAACTTCTGAAACGGATAAGATCAAAATTCTTAACTATATTTCGGAAGAGCTAATGGCCAATAAAAACTATATAATATCAGAAAACCAAAAGGATGTCGAAGTTGCTAAAAACACTGGGATGTCAAGCAGTCTTTTAGATAGGCTGTTACTGAACGAAGAAAGAATCACCAAAATGGCTAAAGGTGTGCAAAAAGTGGCACAACTTCAAAGTAGTGTTGGTAACATCTCTAAAATGTGGAAAAGGCCAAACGGATTGATGATTGGAAAGATGGTAGTCCCTTTAGGGGTAATCGCCATTATATATGAAAGCAGGCCAAATGTAACAGTAGATGCAGCAGCATTATGTATAAAATCGGGTAACTGTGTAGTATTAAGAGGTGGTTCTGAAGCGATTCATTCTAACAACGCTTTGGTGAAGATTATCCATCAAGCTATTGAAAAAGCTGGTTTTTCAAAGGATATAGTGCAGTTCATTGAGGTTATAGATAGAAAAGCTGTTGATGAATTGATGAAACTATACGAATACATCGATGTGCTGATACCTCGAGGCGGTCCATCTTTAATTAAAAATACGGTTGAAAATTCTATGATCCCTGTTATACAAACGGGGGCGGGGAACTGTCACGTGTATGTTGATAAACAAGCCGATCTTGAAAAGGCACTTAAAATCGTTGAAAACGCTAAAATGAGCAGACCCTCCGTCTGTAACGCAGCAGAAAAATTATTGGTCCACAAAGATATCGCAGAAGAGTTTCTACCAAAAATATACTCAATCTTTGAAAAGAAAGTAGAATTAAGAGGCTGCGAAAAAACCTTGAAAATAATACCTCAAATGAAACCGGCACAAGAAGAAGATTGGTCAACTGAATATTTAGATTACATAATGGCAGTTAAAATAGTTGATAGTACTGAAGAAGCCATAAATCAAATAAACAAGTACAGTACAAAGCATTCTGAAGCAATTATAACCGAGAATTATACTACCGCGCAAAAATTCTTAAACGAAATAGATTCTGCAGCCGTTTACGTCAATGCTTCAACGAGATTTACCGATGGTGAAGAGTTCGGTTTCGGCTCGGAAATGGGTATAAGTACACAAAAATTGCATGTTCGAGGACCGATTGGAATCAACGAGTTAACAACCACCAAATACATTATCTTGGGAAACGGGCAGGTTAGATAG